The Methanohalophilus portucalensis genome window below encodes:
- a CDS encoding oligosaccharyl transferase, archaeosortase A system-associated: MKTNYPDKLKYSILPFTGILLCFIIAFYIRTIPAESVFISENFVRFGGNDPWYHLRNVESILHNFPSMLWFDAHTNYPHGTSQVFAPLFDLVLASIIWIIGMGNPSTELTHTICAYYPAFLGAVIVIPAYFVAKWVFDDRRIGLLAAFLIAIAPGQFLSRSLIGFNDHHVAEALLSTVVAMFLIFALKRSEEHDLSLSSLKEKRLAQMKPILPYFLLAGFFLGAYTLAWKGALFFSFIIGVYITAQHIIDHMHGRSTEYLAIGGMAIFAVALVMVLLAPEIGNTKSRQIFGLTAGLVAFPLLSVISYYMREKQLNRYYYPLSVAALFGGGILLARVVSESAYALVTSVFSYFMRTGGGLTIAEASPLLMRGGQFTLQPLWYNFALAGILSFFALAILAYIAIYRHNNREQTFLIVWSVMIIWAMLQQNRFAYYYSVNAAILSAYLGIKVLDLAGWKDIKSPFAEATSSISDWLKQIKPVHAVALVLVVLVLAYPSYDLSMQQNQGTGGPNGYWIEATQWMKYNTPDPGLDYYESYEQPPEGELYPYPDEAYGVMSWWDYGHWLQVIGHRIPNANPFQQGIGGRRNSMEEENKPGASTFFTAPSEAEATAVLEAVHPDPDKAGARYVVSDVEMATGKFYAMAAWTLDTDNYYVQAQTAQGTQTVPGERYFNTMEARLHIFDGDGLKQYRMVHETPARNTAESGYKQVYNVLFGGNVEVVNTGYVKIFEYVDGATITGQAPEGEKVTITNTIRTTTGRTFEYSQSTTATDGTYEFVVPYSTEGPMSGQTQFDTAPTGSYKVSFGDTTESVRVSESAVLNGGEIEV, translated from the coding sequence ATGAAAACAAATTATCCGGATAAATTGAAATATTCGATTTTGCCATTCACAGGTATACTCCTGTGTTTTATTATAGCATTCTACATAAGAACAATCCCTGCAGAAAGCGTATTCATCTCTGAAAACTTCGTGCGTTTTGGAGGCAACGATCCCTGGTATCACCTGAGAAACGTGGAATCCATCCTGCATAATTTCCCTTCAATGCTCTGGTTTGATGCTCATACCAATTACCCTCACGGTACAAGTCAGGTCTTTGCCCCCCTGTTTGATCTGGTGCTTGCCAGTATTATATGGATAATCGGAATGGGCAATCCCTCCACTGAACTTACTCATACAATCTGTGCTTATTACCCGGCCTTTCTGGGTGCTGTGATAGTGATCCCTGCATATTTTGTAGCCAAATGGGTTTTTGATGACAGGCGTATTGGACTACTTGCAGCTTTTCTCATCGCTATTGCACCCGGTCAATTCCTCTCCCGATCCCTAATCGGCTTCAATGACCACCATGTTGCAGAAGCCCTGCTCAGCACGGTTGTTGCTATGTTTCTGATCTTTGCCCTGAAACGCAGCGAAGAACATGATTTGAGTCTGTCTTCCCTGAAGGAAAAAAGACTGGCACAGATGAAACCTATCCTTCCCTATTTCCTCCTTGCCGGTTTCTTTTTAGGCGCCTACACCCTTGCATGGAAAGGAGCCCTCTTTTTCAGTTTCATAATCGGTGTCTACATTACGGCCCAGCATATAATTGACCACATGCATGGCCGCTCCACGGAGTATCTGGCTATCGGTGGGATGGCAATCTTTGCCGTGGCACTTGTAATGGTACTGTTGGCTCCTGAAATAGGAAACACCAAATCCCGACAAATATTTGGACTGACAGCGGGTCTTGTGGCATTTCCTCTTCTCTCTGTGATATCGTACTACATGAGGGAAAAACAACTCAACCGCTATTACTATCCACTCTCTGTAGCAGCTCTTTTTGGTGGAGGTATCCTGCTGGCCCGTGTGGTCTCCGAATCGGCCTATGCTCTGGTTACCAGTGTCTTCAGTTATTTCATGCGCACAGGCGGCGGTCTCACTATCGCTGAAGCCTCCCCTCTCCTGATGCGTGGAGGACAGTTCACCCTACAACCCCTCTGGTACAATTTCGCTCTTGCAGGTATCCTCTCCTTCTTCGCCCTGGCAATCCTGGCCTATATTGCCATCTATCGCCATAACAACCGGGAGCAGACCTTCCTGATAGTCTGGTCTGTGATGATCATCTGGGCCATGCTGCAGCAAAACCGTTTTGCCTACTACTACTCGGTCAATGCAGCCATCCTTTCAGCATACTTAGGAATCAAAGTGCTGGACCTGGCAGGCTGGAAAGATATCAAGAGTCCTTTTGCCGAAGCGACATCCAGTATAAGCGACTGGCTCAAACAGATCAAACCGGTCCATGCAGTTGCTCTTGTACTGGTGGTGCTGGTACTGGCTTATCCGTCCTATGACCTTTCCATGCAGCAGAATCAGGGTACAGGCGGACCCAATGGTTACTGGATTGAAGCGACCCAGTGGATGAAATACAATACACCCGATCCCGGTCTGGATTACTATGAAAGTTATGAACAACCTCCCGAAGGTGAACTCTATCCCTATCCCGATGAAGCCTACGGAGTAATGTCCTGGTGGGACTACGGTCACTGGCTTCAAGTCATCGGCCACAGGATACCCAACGCCAATCCTTTCCAGCAAGGAATCGGTGGCCGACGCAACAGTATGGAGGAAGAGAACAAACCCGGTGCATCCACCTTTTTCACCGCCCCCTCTGAAGCAGAGGCTACAGCAGTACTGGAAGCCGTACATCCCGACCCCGACAAAGCAGGGGCACGTTACGTGGTCTCCGATGTGGAAATGGCCACCGGGAAATTCTATGCCATGGCTGCCTGGACTCTGGATACCGATAATTACTATGTGCAGGCCCAGACTGCCCAGGGTACCCAGACAGTACCCGGAGAGCGGTATTTCAACACAATGGAAGCCCGGCTGCACATCTTTGATGGTGATGGTCTCAAACAATATCGTATGGTGCATGAGACACCTGCTCGTAATACTGCAGAGAGTGGCTACAAGCAGGTCTACAATGTCCTTTTTGGCGGTAATGTTGAAGTGGTAAATACCGGTTATGTGAAGATCTTCGAGTATGTGGATGGTGCTACTATCACAGGACAGGCACCTGAAGGTGAAAAAGTAACCATTACAAATACCATCCGTACCACTACCGGCAGGACTTTTGAGTATTCCCAGTCCACCACGGCCACAGATGGTACCTATGAATTCGTGGTGCCTTATTCAACAGAAGGGCCAATGTCAGGCCAGACACAATTTGATACCGCACCCACAGGTTCCTACAAGGTTTCCTTCGGGGATACCACTGAATCCGTACGGGTAAGTGAATCGGCTGTTTTGAATGGTGGGGAAATAGAGGTCTAA
- a CDS encoding nucleotidyltransferase family protein has product MVSHNNAIDTYKKQLHKMLPKLKEEYKVASLAVFGSYVRGEQTNSSDLDILVEFSETPGLLEFIELENYLSDTLGIKVDLVHKKALKPNIGKNILNEATPV; this is encoded by the coding sequence ATGGTTTCACACAATAATGCAATTGATACTTACAAAAAGCAACTCCATAAAATGCTGCCAAAATTAAAAGAGGAGTATAAGGTCGCTTCTCTTGCTGTATTTGGTTCTTATGTCAGGGGAGAACAAACGAATAGTAGTGACCTTGATATACTGGTCGAATTCAGTGAAACTCCGGGATTGCTTGAGTTCATTGAACTTGAAAACTATCTTTCTGATACTTTAGGAATAAAAGTTGATCTTGTGCACAAAAAGGCTCTAAAGCCAAATATCGGGAAAAATATACTGAATGAGGCCACACCGGTATGA
- a CDS encoding YwbE family protein gives MNAGTNRKNIKPGLNVGIVLKQDQKSGKITRGIVKRILTKSSSHPHGIKVQLEDGSVGRVK, from the coding sequence ATGAATGCAGGCACTAACAGAAAGAACATCAAGCCAGGGTTAAACGTAGGAATAGTTCTAAAGCAGGACCAGAAGAGCGGCAAAATAACCAGAGGTATTGTCAAAAGAATTCTCACCAAATCTTCATCTCATCCCCATGGAATTAAAGTACAACTGGAAGATGGTAGTGTCGGAAGGGTGAAGTAA
- a CDS encoding DUF7557 family protein, whose translation MATTTIKVDSEVKNNLDNLKLFPRESYNEVLSRLVGMAYDEEPLSEDTLKRVEEALHDLKEGNYYTQEEIEAELELR comes from the coding sequence ATGGCAACAACTACAATTAAAGTGGATTCTGAAGTAAAAAACAATCTTGATAACCTGAAGCTGTTTCCCAGGGAGTCATATAATGAGGTTCTTTCCAGGTTGGTTGGGATGGCTTATGATGAGGAGCCTTTGAGTGAAGATACTCTCAAAAGAGTTGAAGAAGCCCTTCACGATCTCAAGGAAGGAAATTATTACACACAGGAAGAAATAGAAGCTGAACTGGAGCTTCGCTAA
- a CDS encoding type II toxin-antitoxin system RelE family toxin: protein MYTILYSPGARKDLQKLPVDMAKRVVAGIKEIKSNPKVHVKKLKGSPKSPLYSLRIGEYRVILSIDGDKLIVFVIEIGHRRNIYNKY from the coding sequence ATGTATACTATCCTGTATTCACCGGGTGCAAGAAAAGATTTACAGAAGCTACCCGTTGATATGGCAAAAAGGGTAGTTGCTGGCATTAAGGAAATAAAGTCAAATCCCAAAGTTCATGTGAAAAAACTCAAAGGTTCCCCGAAATCTCCTCTATACTCACTAAGAATAGGGGAATACAGGGTGATTTTGAGCATTGATGGTGACAAGCTGATTGTTTTTGTAATAGAAATAGGCCATAGACGCAACATCTACAATAAATATTAA
- a CDS encoding 3-isopropylmalate dehydratase small subunit produces the protein MIKGKAWIFGDDVDTDVIIPGKYLRTTDMQVFADHAMEGIDPDFSSKVSPGDIIVGGNNFGCGSSREQAPLALKHAGVGCVVAKSFGRIFFRNSINVGLPLIEADVECEEGDEVEVNLSEGTVKVADRTYSGQQIPDFLLEILSDGGLVEHRRKQQQG, from the coding sequence GTGATTAAAGGTAAAGCATGGATCTTCGGTGACGATGTGGACACCGATGTAATCATCCCGGGTAAATACCTGCGCACCACCGATATGCAGGTTTTTGCCGATCATGCCATGGAAGGCATCGACCCTGATTTTTCAAGCAAAGTATCCCCCGGTGACATCATTGTCGGTGGCAACAATTTTGGCTGTGGCTCCTCCAGGGAACAGGCTCCCCTGGCGCTTAAACATGCAGGTGTGGGCTGTGTGGTCGCTAAATCCTTCGGACGCATTTTTTTCCGTAATTCCATAAATGTAGGCCTGCCGCTGATCGAAGCGGATGTGGAATGTGAGGAAGGTGATGAGGTCGAAGTAAATCTCTCCGAAGGCACTGTGAAAGTGGCAGACAGGACTTACAGTGGCCAGCAGATCCCCGATTTCCTCCTGGAAATACTGAGTGACGGCGGGCTTGTGGAACACCGCAGAAAACAGCAGCAGGGCTAA
- a CDS encoding DUF7714 family protein yields the protein MIFPQEYKHVGVTHIHPDEDSKEPIYFLTHYMLVEKCNGNKWLYQVEHSGEDLLRKAESVDLIAKPANIVSFPEKLNIKNRSLLIQKAAELCKNGITTVIFTGIDNHVTFVHEPDPSTILELEILDIAPPYPSWLTDVVRRLETSGIFGDLTITFKENTIDLTRFSGPDTVFPCSSSGLEGKCLDNDVIEKPGSLLVGCEISRSLFESRFPGLEYEFISLCPFTSDIVRPTGPFIARCCRAENAGQVTINGFPGATVHWGASEFDVANMIRELVDRIRKDYA from the coding sequence ATGATATTCCCTCAAGAATACAAGCATGTGGGTGTAACTCATATTCATCCAGACGAGGATTCAAAAGAACCCATCTATTTTCTGACCCACTACATGCTTGTGGAGAAATGTAATGGAAACAAATGGCTCTATCAGGTGGAACACAGTGGTGAAGACCTGCTGCGCAAAGCCGAATCCGTGGACCTGATCGCAAAACCTGCAAACATTGTAAGTTTCCCTGAAAAACTCAATATAAAGAACCGCTCCCTCCTGATTCAAAAGGCCGCAGAATTGTGTAAAAACGGCATAACCACGGTCATCTTTACTGGAATCGATAATCATGTGACCTTTGTCCATGAACCCGACCCCTCAACAATTCTGGAACTTGAAATCCTGGATATCGCTCCCCCCTATCCTTCCTGGCTGACCGATGTCGTGCGCCGGCTGGAAACTTCGGGTATATTCGGCGATCTCACTATCACGTTCAAAGAAAACACGATCGATCTGACCCGCTTCAGTGGTCCTGATACGGTCTTCCCCTGTTCTTCCTCGGGTCTTGAAGGCAAATGTCTGGATAATGACGTGATCGAAAAACCTGGCTCTTTACTTGTGGGCTGTGAAATTTCCCGCTCTCTTTTCGAATCCCGTTTTCCTGGTCTGGAATATGAGTTTATCAGTCTCTGCCCCTTCACCAGTGATATCGTCAGACCCACAGGTCCCTTCATCGCCCGCTGTTGTAGGGCTGAGAATGCAGGTCAGGTTACAATCAATGGTTTTCCCGGCGCAACCGTGCACTGGGGTGCCTCTGAATTTGATGTGGCAAACATGATCAGGGAACTTGTGGACAGGATCAGGAAGGATTATGCATGA
- a CDS encoding isocitrate/isopropylmalate dehydrogenase family protein, giving the protein MKLAVIEGDGVGKEVIPAALQVLDCFDLPLEKIPLELGYGKWEKTGQAITDADLEILKNCDCILFGAVTTPADPNYKSVLLTIRRELDLYANIRPLKPIKGIKGVTGNTDFDILVVRENTEGLYSSIEEVGTDTAWSKRIITRRACERIAQVACEYAAKRANHLTIVHKSNVIKADSLFLNTCRDVAQSHNVIHNAMLVDAMAYDMVRSPEKYDVVVAPNLYGDILSDLGGALVGSLGLLPSANIGEKKAFFEPVHGSAPDIAGKGIANPIAAILSVAMLLDWLDKPEQALIVREAVEASINENIMTADLGGNSTTVQVTEFLVHYVQSHC; this is encoded by the coding sequence ATGAAACTGGCTGTAATTGAAGGGGATGGTGTGGGCAAAGAAGTAATTCCTGCGGCACTGCAGGTACTGGATTGCTTCGACCTCCCCCTGGAAAAAATCCCTCTGGAACTGGGTTATGGTAAATGGGAAAAGACCGGTCAGGCGATCACGGATGCAGACCTCGAAATCCTGAAAAACTGTGACTGTATCCTGTTCGGGGCGGTAACCACGCCGGCAGATCCCAATTACAAAAGTGTGCTGCTGACCATCCGCCGGGAACTGGACCTCTATGCCAATATAAGGCCCTTAAAACCCATAAAGGGAATAAAAGGTGTCACAGGCAACACGGATTTTGATATTCTGGTGGTGCGGGAAAATACTGAAGGATTGTATTCTTCCATCGAGGAAGTGGGTACGGATACGGCCTGGAGCAAGCGCATAATCACCCGCAGGGCTTGCGAGCGTATTGCACAGGTAGCCTGTGAATATGCCGCCAAACGAGCCAATCATCTGACCATTGTCCACAAATCCAATGTGATCAAGGCGGATTCCCTGTTCCTCAATACCTGCAGGGATGTTGCCCAATCCCACAACGTAATTCACAACGCCATGCTGGTAGATGCCATGGCCTATGATATGGTGCGCTCTCCCGAAAAATATGACGTGGTTGTGGCTCCCAATCTGTACGGGGATATCCTCAGTGATCTCGGCGGGGCGCTTGTGGGTAGTCTGGGTCTGCTGCCAAGTGCCAACATTGGAGAAAAAAAGGCTTTTTTTGAACCGGTACACGGTAGTGCTCCCGATATCGCAGGGAAAGGTATAGCCAATCCGATTGCAGCCATACTTTCAGTGGCCATGCTGCTGGACTGGCTGGATAAACCTGAACAGGCCCTCATTGTTAGGGAAGCGGTGGAAGCTTCTATTAATGAAAATATAATGACTGCAGATCTGGGTGGCAACTCTACAACAGTGCAGGTAACAGAGTTTCTGGTGCACTACGTACAATCCCATTGCTGA